The following proteins are co-located in the Pyricularia oryzae 70-15 chromosome 1, whole genome shotgun sequence genome:
- a CDS encoding aldehyde reductase yields MSAPAASAPKLVFGSTPFFGGEVDVIKQYLEILRELGIKTIDTAQLYGESEAGLGQAQAASDFIIDTKMSCTFMNLPATKANVVKYGRESLEKLQTDSVDVYYLHMPDRSVPFEDTMSGLQELYEAGAFKRLGLSNFLAHEVDEMVAIADKHGWVRPSVYQGNYNAVARATETELFPTLRRHGIAFYAYSPSAGGFLAKTPEGLTGARWDPSAPMGKLYSGLYKKPALVAALGTWGDLAAEEGVSRAELAYRWTLHNSKLSSAHGDALVIGARTPEQLREVVAWLAKGPLSQPVAEKIDVLWESIKDDAPLDNVNSAAVPFGTN; encoded by the exons ATGTCCGCACCAGCAGCATCCGCCCCGAAGCTAGTCTTTGGCTCCACCCCCTTCTTCGGCGGCGAGGTTGACGTGATCAAACAATATCTGGAGATCCTCCGCGAGCTGGGCATCAAGACTATTGACACCGCGCAGCTCTATGGCGAAAGCgaggccgggctcggccagGCCCAAGCCGCATCCGACTTTATCATCGACACCAAGATGTCGTGCACCTTCATGAACCTGCCTGCCACCAAGGCCAACGTGGTCAAGTACGGGCGCGAGAGCTTGGAGAAGCTGCAGACGGATAGT GTCGACGTCTACTACCTGCACATGCCCGACCGCTCCGTGCCGTTTGAGGACACCATGTCCGGGCTGCAGGAGCTCTACGAGGCCGGAGCGTTCAAGCGGCTGGGGCTGTCCAACTTCCTGGCGCACGAGGTGGACGAGATGGTGGCCATCGCGGACAAGCACGGCTGGGTCAGGCCGAGCGTGTACCAGGGCAACTACAACGCGGTGGCGCGGGCGACGGAGACGGAGCTCTTCCCGACGCTGCGCCGCCACGGCATCGCCTTTTACGCCTACAGCCCCAGCGCCGGCGGCTTCCTGGCCAAGACCCCCGAGGGCCTGACCGGCGCCCGCTGGGACCCCTCGGCCCCCATGGGCAAGCTGTACAGCGGGCTCTACAAGAAGCCGGCCctcgtcgccgccctcgGCACCTGGGGCGACCTGGCCGCCGAGGAGGGCGTCTCCAGGGCCGAGCTGGCCTACAGGTGGACCCTGCACAACTCCAAGCTGTCGTCCGCCCACGGCGACGCCCTCGTCATCGGCGCCCGCACGCCCGAGCAGCTCAGGGAGGTGGTTGCTTGGCTCGCAAAGGGCCCGCTGAGCCAGCCCGTGGCGGAAAAGATTGACGTGCTGTGGGAGAGCATCAAGGACGACGCGCCCCTGGACAATGTGAACAGTGCGGCGGTGCCGTTTGGGACTAATTAA